In one window of Poriferisphaera corsica DNA:
- a CDS encoding DUF7453 family protein, whose product MKFGSLKCCVLGVLMCGGLGMQVSGAEFETVILSGEAAGVVGKTLRAFDRVDLNNHGQLVFQAIADDDAVDELKTYANYYVDVSGGHQLIDSQTNDHDWSMKGGQGVAFSTHAYPLYRTQLNDHGDIAYLKLTDVWSDNELHTEVDAPFELRRTSINGSLNEVLASNQTEVPSAGGMQLDHYLVSGNFQLLNDGDVTLTTKAEGLSAAASGLGIYKIDSEGIEKLIMTGDPTATNGLPGEFGSFVLAPLSPRLVSLNRNGDVLVAHDGLTNPNGHFGWNANVTKYDASTGELDAITRVGDPAPGYEDGAYLYTGFRAPAGPVINDNGTMFLEFVVRDPSNASVFQKALYIYDEDGMTRVANSGASGGVVVDDYDFETLTSPFAYNNRDQFMFMAMPAITDPALSLYMGSKSGWEAVAVIGEAAAGFESEGYVYRQILADRAWRDQESVQLNDNGAAAFLAVVGEGFDNLEVLYGRGAEGELEVIAYEGMGFEVMANGVLEMRVIESFNVDLFDLNNQNMLAFGLEFEDGSSGIFTTMVPEPMSGAVMGMMALGVLAKRRRVG is encoded by the coding sequence ATGAAATTCGGGAGCCTAAAGTGTTGTGTGCTGGGTGTATTGATGTGTGGGGGGTTGGGTATGCAGGTCAGTGGCGCAGAGTTTGAGACGGTTATTTTGAGTGGTGAGGCGGCGGGGGTTGTAGGTAAGACGTTACGGGCGTTTGATCGAGTTGATCTGAACAATCATGGGCAGTTGGTGTTTCAGGCGATTGCGGATGATGACGCGGTTGATGAATTGAAGACGTATGCGAATTATTATGTGGATGTGAGTGGTGGGCATCAACTGATTGACAGCCAGACGAATGATCATGACTGGTCAATGAAAGGTGGGCAGGGGGTTGCTTTTTCGACGCATGCGTATCCGCTATACCGGACGCAACTGAATGATCATGGTGATATCGCATATTTGAAGCTGACGGATGTGTGGAGTGATAATGAACTTCACACTGAAGTCGATGCGCCATTTGAGCTTAGACGAACATCAATTAACGGTTCATTAAATGAAGTGTTAGCGAGCAATCAAACGGAGGTTCCAAGTGCAGGTGGTATGCAGTTGGATCATTATTTGGTGAGTGGTAATTTTCAGCTTCTGAATGATGGCGATGTTACGTTGACGACAAAGGCTGAAGGCTTGAGTGCTGCTGCCTCGGGGCTTGGGATTTATAAAATTGATAGTGAGGGTATTGAAAAATTGATTATGACGGGTGATCCGACTGCAACGAACGGGTTGCCGGGGGAGTTTGGCAGTTTTGTGCTTGCACCTTTGTCTCCACGGTTGGTTTCACTGAATAGAAATGGTGATGTGCTGGTTGCGCATGATGGTTTGACTAATCCGAATGGTCATTTTGGTTGGAATGCGAATGTGACGAAATATGATGCATCAACAGGAGAGTTGGATGCGATTACACGTGTTGGTGATCCTGCGCCGGGGTATGAGGATGGTGCGTATTTATATACAGGTTTTAGAGCGCCGGCGGGGCCTGTCATCAATGATAATGGGACGATGTTTTTAGAGTTTGTGGTTCGAGATCCATCTAATGCGAGTGTGTTTCAAAAGGCGTTGTATATATATGATGAGGATGGGATGACGCGGGTTGCCAATTCGGGTGCATCGGGTGGTGTTGTGGTCGATGATTATGATTTTGAAACATTGACATCCCCTTTTGCGTACAACAATCGTGATCAGTTTATGTTTATGGCGATGCCGGCGATCACGGACCCGGCACTTAGTTTGTATATGGGGAGTAAGTCTGGTTGGGAAGCCGTTGCTGTGATTGGTGAAGCGGCGGCGGGATTTGAATCAGAAGGATATGTTTATCGACAGATTCTTGCGGATCGCGCTTGGCGGGATCAGGAATCAGTGCAGTTAAATGACAATGGTGCGGCGGCGTTTTTGGCTGTGGTTGGCGAGGGGTTTGATAATTTAGAGGTGTTGTATGGCCGGGGAGCTGAGGGTGAGCTTGAAGTGATTGCGTATGAGGGGATGGGATTCGAAGTGATGGCAAATGGTGTGTTAGAAATGCGGGTGATTGAGTCGTTTAATGTGGATCTGTTTGATTTGAACAATCAGAACATGCTGGCGTTTGGGTTGGAGTTTGAGGATGGTAGCTCGGGGATTTTTACGACGATGGTGCCTGAGCCGATGAGTGGGGCGGTGATGGGGATGATGGCATTGGGTGTTTTGGCTAAGCGGCGCCGTGTGGGCTGA